The DNA segment ATAACCTTCGAATTCGATATCCCAGAAATCCCCGACTCCGCACCTGAAAAATGGATAAAGATGGGATTCAACACTTGCCGCATTGGCTTGAGCTGCAACGGAGTCAAGGAATTACTCTTAAAAAACATACCTACTCGAGAGAGCCTCACTATCAAAATAGAGAAGATTGACGAGTACTTTTTAATCCGTGCAGAAAATGAAAACTCTCTATTGGAGTTCAAAACAAAATACCCATTACTTTGCGGCCCTTCGGTTTACATGAGCACCCATGAATAAACATCAAATCACACTCGCCAATAACTGGATCGCCACCTTCGAAAACAACGGTGAATTCCGCATGGGAGCCGAAGGCTGGAGCTTGCTCCTGCAAGGACCTGACGGCAGAAATATCAATTACTTCGCGGACAAGATCATTTTGGTCAACGATGACGACGGCACCCAGGCTAATTCGTGCATTCGTCTATCCAGCGACGGTGTCTACGGTTATTTGAGCACAGCCGTTGACAGCTGCTGGGTGATCGATTTCTCGCGGTGCATGATCGCCCCGCACCGAGTGAGCATCCATCACTACCATGACGCCTATGACGAAAGCGTGGCAGCTTACGAACAACCCGCCTTCAAGCGTGTGAGGCAATACATCAGTGTGGTTGGAAGGCACATCTATCTGACCTTCCCGCTGACCAAAGATGAAGACTTCCCCAAGGTATGGGAAGAGTATCTATCCATACGCAAACGCCAACTGGATGAGC comes from the Pseudomonas sp. RSB 5.4 genome and includes:
- a CDS encoding Imm50 family immunity protein: MKTWNELDGNTLFNRVFTKPIKISTIKLFQITIDNNRPNITFEFDIPEIPDSAPEKWIKMGFNTCRIGLSCNGVKELLLKNIPTRESLTIKIEKIDEYFLIRAENENSLLEFKTKYPLLCGPSVYMSTHE